One genomic window of Xanthobacter dioxanivorans includes the following:
- a CDS encoding putative bifunctional diguanylate cyclase/phosphodiesterase, whose protein sequence is MVTDADDAAGGPWKSEYLALHDPVTSLPNRLLMMEFLAGALSSPQEGQRSLAVFSLDIDNFRHINETFGLTAGDLVLAETARRIRRCVRDNDLVARVGADEFMLVATGLAGVKAVEGLCRRIQAALSVPVTLPSGAVAYPQADIGIALSPLDADDAEALARCADLALARAKDEGPGGCCFFAVDMNEALAGRRTLEGDLRRAITANEFVLLFQPRCDARTLELLGVEALIRWDHPQLGRLVPDDFVPLAEKSGLVIPLGEWVLRKACDTISRLPALNVSVNVSVVQFRGGELVATVASALKATDLPAHRLELEITESVLIENTEKALDILARLKDLGVRLSMDDFGTGYSSLGYLRTFPFDALKIDRRFVGDLDHSKGALAIVQAILGLGRALGLQVVAEGVETQSQLEHLKADCCDEVQGFYLGRPMTEEALHAFIAERQLAN, encoded by the coding sequence ATGGTGACCGACGCCGATGACGCTGCGGGAGGTCCCTGGAAATCGGAATATCTTGCCCTGCACGACCCGGTGACCAGCCTGCCGAACCGCCTGTTGATGATGGAGTTCCTGGCGGGAGCGCTCAGCTCGCCGCAGGAGGGCCAGCGTTCGCTCGCCGTCTTCTCCCTCGACATCGACAATTTCCGGCATATCAACGAGACCTTCGGCCTCACCGCCGGCGATCTGGTCCTGGCCGAGACGGCGCGGCGCATCCGGCGATGCGTGCGCGACAATGACCTCGTCGCCCGGGTGGGGGCAGACGAGTTCATGCTGGTCGCCACCGGCCTTGCCGGGGTGAAGGCGGTGGAGGGGCTCTGCCGGCGCATTCAGGCGGCGCTGAGCGTGCCCGTCACCCTGCCGTCGGGCGCCGTCGCCTATCCGCAGGCGGACATCGGCATCGCCCTGTCGCCCCTCGACGCCGATGACGCCGAGGCGCTGGCCCGCTGCGCCGACCTCGCCCTGGCGCGGGCGAAGGACGAGGGGCCGGGCGGCTGCTGCTTCTTCGCCGTCGACATGAACGAGGCGCTCGCCGGCCGGCGCACGCTGGAAGGCGACCTGCGGCGCGCCATCACCGCCAACGAGTTCGTGCTGCTGTTCCAGCCGCGCTGCGATGCCCGGACGCTGGAGCTGCTCGGCGTCGAGGCGCTGATCCGCTGGGACCATCCGCAGCTGGGCCGGCTGGTGCCGGATGATTTCGTGCCGCTGGCGGAGAAGAGCGGGCTCGTCATTCCCCTCGGCGAATGGGTGCTGCGCAAGGCGTGCGACACCATTTCCCGGCTGCCGGCGCTCAACGTCTCGGTGAATGTCTCCGTGGTCCAGTTCCGCGGCGGGGAGCTGGTGGCGACGGTGGCATCCGCCCTCAAGGCCACCGACCTGCCGGCGCATCGCCTCGAGCTGGAGATCACCGAGAGCGTGCTCATCGAGAACACCGAGAAGGCCCTCGACATCCTCGCCCGGCTCAAGGATCTCGGCGTGCGCCTGTCCATGGACGACTTCGGGACCGGCTATTCCTCCCTCGGCTATCTGCGCACCTTCCCGTTCGACGCGCTCAAGATCGACCGCCGCTTCGTGGGCGACCTGGACCACAGCAAGGGGGCGCTGGCCATCGTCCAGGCCATTCTCGGCCTCGGCCGGGCGCTCGGCCTCCAGGTGGTGGCGGAGGGGGTGGAGACGCAAAGCCAGCTCGAGCATCTCAAGGCGGATTGCTGCGACGAGGTGCAGGGCTTCTATCTCGGCCGGCCCATGACGGAAGAGGCGCTGCACGCCTTCATCGCCGAGCGGCAGCTGGCGAACTGA
- a CDS encoding bifunctional acetate--CoA ligase family protein/GNAT family N-acetyltransferase, giving the protein MTTRNLDALFHPRAIALVGASNRTGTVGALVARNLFEAGYEGPILTVNPRERAIRSSLNYASVADLPIAVDLAVVAAAPDAVPGIIAHLGEKGCRAAVVLPAGYGAGERVEGAAARQAMLDAARPFLLRIIGPNGLGFISTRTHINASLAHLMPAKGDVAFVSQSDAMSAAVLDWAHARGFGFSHVVSLGDKADVDFGDLLDYLALDNTTRAILLYVESVTDARKFMSAGRIAARSKPVIVIKAGRSAAGAKAALSHTGALAGSDMVYDAAFRRAGMLRVHELRELFEAVTTLSAGIRLTGDRLCVISNGGGAGVVAADAMEGVAGRLGAVLPETVAALDKVLPASWSRANPVDILGDANGARYTEVLSALLADKGSDAVLVLNCPTAVTDGAQAAEAVISLLATRPRAPVLTCWLGEAAAAPVRRRFAARRIPTYETPEEAVRAFGHLVSYQRNQTLLMQTPPARIFDERDRDKARTVVERVLAAGRSALSEVEAKAVLAAYDIPVVDTRVAATPEEAGRLAVEIGGPVVVKVLSHDLTHKSDVGGVRLDLHDREAVEEACRAIIASVASRRPEVRIEGFTVQAMVRRPNAQELIAGIAYDATFGPVVLFGQGGTAVEVIGDRAVALPPLNGVLAREMIERTRVSRLLAGYRDHPPADMDAIAGTLVKIAELLADLPQIAELDINPLLADENGVIALDARIVVHEARVEGTRRFAIKPYPSGQEAELLLTDGSTVLLRPIRPEDEPGLVDVVHRSDPQDVRMRFLGSVKDFPHLMAARLSQIDYDREMAFVAVEPNGDICGVVRIIADPDNEAAEYAIMVRSDMKGKGLGFRLMTEILNHARKRGLSQVFGDVLRENGPMLRLDEELGFKVSTSADDPAVMRVVLDLKAEAQGHDGHAAAATAGP; this is encoded by the coding sequence ATGACCACGCGCAATCTCGACGCCTTGTTCCACCCCCGCGCCATCGCCCTCGTCGGCGCGAGCAACCGGACCGGAACGGTGGGCGCCCTGGTGGCGCGCAACCTGTTCGAAGCCGGGTACGAGGGGCCGATCCTCACCGTCAATCCCCGGGAGCGGGCCATCCGCTCCTCGCTCAATTATGCCTCGGTGGCCGACCTGCCCATCGCCGTCGACCTCGCCGTGGTGGCGGCCGCGCCGGACGCGGTGCCCGGCATCATCGCCCATCTCGGCGAGAAGGGGTGCCGCGCCGCGGTCGTCCTGCCCGCCGGCTACGGCGCGGGCGAGCGGGTCGAGGGCGCCGCGGCGCGCCAGGCGATGCTGGACGCGGCGCGCCCCTTCCTGCTGCGCATCATCGGGCCGAACGGGCTGGGCTTCATCTCGACGCGCACGCACATCAATGCGAGCCTCGCCCACCTGATGCCCGCCAAGGGCGACGTGGCCTTCGTCAGCCAGTCGGACGCCATGAGCGCGGCGGTGCTGGACTGGGCCCATGCGCGCGGCTTCGGCTTCTCCCACGTGGTCTCGCTGGGCGACAAGGCGGACGTGGATTTCGGCGACCTCCTGGACTATCTCGCCCTCGACAACACCACCCGCGCCATCCTGCTCTACGTGGAGAGCGTGACGGATGCGCGCAAGTTCATGTCGGCGGGGCGCATCGCGGCGCGCTCCAAGCCGGTCATCGTGATCAAGGCCGGCCGCAGCGCCGCCGGGGCCAAGGCGGCCCTGTCCCATACGGGCGCCCTCGCCGGCAGCGACATGGTCTACGACGCCGCCTTCCGCCGCGCCGGCATGCTGCGCGTGCACGAGCTGCGCGAGCTGTTCGAGGCGGTCACCACGCTCTCGGCCGGCATCCGCCTCACCGGGGACCGGCTCTGCGTCATCTCCAACGGCGGCGGGGCGGGCGTGGTGGCGGCGGACGCCATGGAAGGGGTCGCCGGCCGGCTGGGCGCCGTGCTGCCGGAGACGGTCGCCGCCCTGGACAAGGTGCTTCCGGCCTCCTGGTCCCGGGCCAACCCGGTGGACATCCTCGGCGACGCCAACGGGGCCCGCTACACCGAGGTGCTCTCGGCCCTGCTGGCCGACAAGGGCTCCGACGCCGTGCTGGTGCTCAACTGCCCCACGGCGGTCACCGACGGCGCGCAGGCGGCCGAGGCGGTGATTTCCCTGCTCGCCACGCGCCCCCGCGCGCCGGTCCTCACCTGCTGGCTGGGCGAGGCGGCGGCGGCGCCGGTGCGCCGGCGCTTCGCCGCCCGGCGCATCCCCACCTACGAGACGCCCGAGGAGGCGGTGCGGGCCTTCGGCCACCTCGTCTCCTACCAGCGCAACCAGACCCTGCTGATGCAGACGCCGCCGGCCCGCATCTTCGACGAGCGGGACCGGGACAAGGCCCGCACGGTGGTGGAGCGGGTCCTGGCGGCGGGGCGCAGCGCGCTCAGCGAGGTCGAGGCCAAGGCGGTGCTCGCGGCCTATGACATCCCGGTGGTGGACACCCGCGTCGCGGCCACACCGGAAGAGGCCGGCCGCCTCGCCGTCGAGATCGGCGGGCCGGTGGTGGTGAAGGTGCTGTCCCACGACCTCACCCACAAATCGGACGTGGGCGGGGTGCGGCTCGACCTGCATGACCGCGAGGCGGTGGAGGAGGCGTGCCGCGCCATCATCGCCTCGGTGGCCTCGAGGCGCCCCGAGGTGCGCATCGAGGGCTTCACCGTCCAGGCCATGGTCCGCCGGCCCAATGCCCAGGAGCTCATCGCCGGCATCGCCTACGACGCGACCTTCGGCCCGGTGGTGCTGTTCGGCCAGGGCGGCACCGCGGTGGAGGTGATCGGCGACCGGGCGGTCGCCCTGCCGCCGCTCAACGGCGTGCTGGCGCGCGAGATGATCGAGCGCACCCGCGTCTCGCGCCTGCTCGCCGGCTATCGCGACCATCCGCCGGCGGACATGGACGCCATCGCCGGGACCCTGGTGAAGATCGCAGAATTGCTCGCCGACCTGCCGCAGATCGCCGAGCTGGACATCAACCCCCTGCTCGCCGACGAGAACGGCGTCATCGCCCTCGATGCCCGCATCGTGGTGCACGAGGCGCGGGTGGAGGGGACCCGGCGCTTCGCCATCAAGCCCTACCCGTCGGGGCAGGAGGCCGAGCTGCTGCTCACCGACGGCTCCACGGTGCTGCTGCGCCCCATCCGCCCCGAGGACGAGCCGGGCCTCGTGGACGTGGTCCACCGCTCCGACCCGCAGGACGTGCGCATGCGCTTCCTCGGCTCGGTGAAGGACTTTCCCCACCTCATGGCCGCCCGCCTCTCCCAGATCGATTACGACCGGGAGATGGCCTTTGTGGCGGTGGAGCCGAACGGGGACATCTGCGGCGTCGTGCGCATCATCGCCGATCCGGACAACGAGGCCGCCGAATACGCCATCATGGTGCGCTCCGACATGAAGGGCAAAGGGCTGGGGTTCCGCCTGATGACGGAAATCCTCAACCATGCCCGCAAGAGGGGCCTGTCGCAGGTGTTCGGCGACGTGCTCCGCGAGAACGGCCCGATGCTGCGCCTCGACGAGGAGCTGGGCTTCAAGGTCTCCACCTCGGCCGACGATCCGGCGGTCATGCGGGTGGTGCTGGATCTCAAGGCGGAGGCCCAAGGGCACGACGGGCACGCCGCGGCGGCGACGGCGGGACCTTGA
- a CDS encoding response regulator transcription factor — MIASNEAPGWVVYVVDDDPAVCSSLKFALEIDGFSVCTYARSEDVLAADLSCGGCMIVDYNLPGLNGLDLLRELDRRDVHLPAFLITSNPAQHVRRRASAQGVSIIEKPLLGNQLSEAVRESFTRSHLC; from the coding sequence ATGATCGCATCCAATGAGGCGCCGGGGTGGGTCGTCTACGTTGTCGACGACGACCCGGCCGTCTGCAGCTCGCTCAAGTTCGCGCTGGAGATCGACGGCTTCAGCGTGTGCACCTATGCGCGCTCGGAGGACGTCCTCGCGGCCGATCTGTCGTGCGGGGGATGCATGATCGTGGATTACAATCTGCCGGGCCTGAACGGCCTCGATCTCCTGCGCGAGCTCGACCGGCGCGACGTTCACCTGCCGGCCTTCCTCATCACCAGCAATCCGGCCCAGCACGTGCGCCGCCGGGCCAGCGCCCAGGGCGTCTCCATCATCGAGAAACCGCTGCTCGGCAACCAGCTGAGCGAGGCGGTGCGCGAGAGCTTCACCCGCTCCCACCTGTGCTGA
- the fixJ gene encoding response regulator FixJ, translated as MTEADGFEGAVIHVIDDDEAVRQSLAFLLSTAGHTVLEHPSARHFVEAGLPGADPSICCIITDVRMPEMTGIDLLQHLKEKGSTVPVIVVTGHGDVPLAVEAMKLGAADFLEKPFDDVAILDTVKSALARREKTSQHDAIREQVADRIAALSHRERQVLECLVAGQANKTIAYELGISPRTVEVYRANVMTKMKAQSLSELVRMALLCGISPKAA; from the coding sequence ATGACTGAGGCCGACGGTTTCGAAGGGGCGGTGATCCACGTCATCGACGACGACGAGGCGGTGCGGCAGTCGCTGGCCTTCCTTCTGTCCACCGCCGGCCACACGGTGCTGGAGCACCCCTCCGCCCGGCATTTCGTCGAGGCGGGCCTGCCGGGCGCCGACCCGAGCATCTGTTGCATCATCACCGACGTGCGCATGCCGGAGATGACCGGCATCGACCTGCTGCAGCACCTGAAGGAGAAGGGCTCGACGGTGCCGGTGATCGTGGTGACCGGCCACGGCGACGTGCCGCTCGCGGTGGAAGCGATGAAGCTCGGGGCCGCCGATTTCCTCGAGAAGCCGTTCGACGACGTGGCCATCCTCGACACCGTGAAATCCGCCCTCGCCCGGCGGGAGAAGACGAGCCAGCATGACGCCATCCGCGAGCAGGTGGCGGACCGCATCGCCGCGCTTTCCCATCGCGAACGGCAGGTGCTGGAGTGCCTCGTGGCCGGCCAGGCCAACAAGACCATCGCCTACGAGCTCGGCATCAGCCCGCGCACGGTGGAGGTCTACCGCGCCAACGTGATGACCAAGATGAAGGCGCAGAGCCTGTCCGAGCTGGTGCGCATGGCGCTCCTTTGCGGCATCTCGCCCAAGGCGGCGTGA
- a CDS encoding sensor histidine kinase, which produces MSETNTTGAKLAAQHAAHARRPSRAVLLDVGRGVAAAVVALGLCRLAGISPLRAEGLLLFLCAVVAVSGRGLAAGAGAVAAALVLAAGSALLAGALVVPDLGALALFVAVGLGVAVLGERLRRTRLDAAARNRDLLAREAHLSSILDTVPDAMVVIDERGIMRSFSSAAERLFGYTAAEAMGQNVAILMPAPHHQNHDGYISRYLATGERRIIGIGRVVVGERKDGSTFPMELAVGEMRSTSQRFFTGFIRDLTERQETEARLQELQAELVHISRLTAMGEMASTLAHELNQPLSAIANYIKGSRRLLDAGGPLKMEMLQGALEKAGEQALRAGQIIRRLRDFVSRGESERRVESLSKLVEEASALALVGAKEYGIQVRFHYDARCDLVLADKVQVQQVLLNLMRNALEAMMEAPRRQLLVQTEAAEDDMVMISVSDTGHGISAEVAPQLFTPFVTTKSQGMGVGLSISRTIIEAHGGRIWAEPGPEGGAVFRFTLRAVGEEAALHD; this is translated from the coding sequence GTGAGCGAAACGAACACGACAGGTGCCAAGCTTGCGGCCCAGCACGCGGCGCACGCGCGGCGGCCATCGCGGGCCGTCCTCCTCGACGTGGGACGGGGCGTCGCGGCGGCGGTCGTCGCCCTCGGCCTGTGCCGGCTGGCGGGGATCTCGCCCCTGCGGGCGGAAGGGCTGCTGCTGTTTCTGTGCGCCGTCGTCGCGGTCAGCGGGCGCGGCCTCGCGGCCGGCGCCGGCGCGGTGGCGGCGGCCCTGGTGCTGGCCGCGGGCTCCGCTTTGCTCGCCGGCGCGCTTGTGGTGCCGGACCTCGGGGCGCTGGCCCTGTTCGTGGCGGTGGGGCTGGGCGTCGCCGTGCTCGGCGAGCGGCTACGCCGCACCCGGCTCGACGCCGCCGCCCGCAACCGCGACCTCCTCGCCCGCGAGGCGCACCTTTCGTCGATTCTCGATACGGTGCCGGACGCCATGGTGGTGATCGACGAGCGCGGGATCATGCGCTCCTTCTCCAGCGCGGCGGAGCGCCTGTTCGGCTACACGGCGGCCGAGGCGATGGGCCAGAACGTCGCCATCCTGATGCCCGCGCCCCATCACCAGAATCATGACGGCTATATTTCACGGTATCTTGCCACCGGAGAGCGGCGCATCATCGGCATCGGCCGGGTGGTGGTGGGCGAGCGCAAGGATGGCTCCACCTTTCCCATGGAGCTCGCCGTGGGCGAGATGCGCTCCACCTCCCAGCGCTTCTTCACCGGCTTCATCCGTGACCTGACCGAGCGGCAGGAGACCGAGGCGCGCCTGCAGGAGCTGCAGGCGGAGCTGGTCCACATCTCGCGCCTCACCGCCATGGGCGAGATGGCCTCGACCCTGGCCCACGAGCTGAACCAGCCGCTGTCGGCCATCGCCAACTACATCAAGGGCTCGCGGCGATTGCTGGACGCCGGTGGCCCGCTGAAGATGGAGATGCTCCAGGGCGCCCTGGAGAAGGCCGGCGAGCAGGCGCTCCGCGCCGGGCAGATCATTCGCCGCCTGCGCGACTTCGTCTCCCGCGGGGAGAGCGAGCGCCGGGTGGAGAGCCTCTCCAAGCTGGTGGAGGAAGCCAGTGCCCTGGCCCTGGTGGGGGCCAAGGAGTATGGTATCCAGGTACGTTTTCACTACGATGCCAGGTGCGACCTCGTGCTTGCCGACAAGGTGCAGGTGCAGCAGGTATTGCTGAACTTGATGCGCAACGCCCTGGAGGCAATGATGGAGGCGCCGCGGCGCCAGCTTCTGGTGCAGACGGAGGCTGCGGAGGACGACATGGTGATGATCAGCGTTTCGGACACGGGACACGGCATTTCCGCCGAGGTCGCCCCGCAGCTGTTCACGCCCTTCGTCACCACCAAGAGCCAGGGCATGGGGGTGGGATTGTCCATCTCCCGCACCATCATCGAGGCCCATGGCGGGCGCATCTGGGCGGAGCCGGGCCCCGAGGGCGGGGCGGTGTTCCGCTTCACCCTGCGCGCGGTCGGCGAGGAGGCCGCGCTCCATGACTGA
- a CDS encoding helix-turn-helix domain-containing protein translates to MPSPAAATAQKAFAQPMSHGRWNDEADTRSPVDVVARHGVVTSYARNAEIFGEDQAAEHIYVVLSGAVRICKLLGDGRRQIETFCLAGDVFGWETAPRHRFSAEAVSECKVVRVKRSILFARASDDAELAHALWALTAAELSRTQNHLLVLGRKTAQERVATFLLDMAQRANASKGAAVNGVEVTLPMSRQDIADFLGLTIETVSRTLTHLEETLAIALPSSRRVVLRDSGALRRMNS, encoded by the coding sequence ATGCCGAGCCCCGCCGCAGCGACCGCCCAGAAAGCCTTTGCCCAGCCCATGTCCCACGGACGGTGGAACGACGAGGCAGACACAAGGTCCCCCGTGGACGTGGTCGCCCGCCACGGCGTCGTGACCTCCTATGCCCGCAACGCCGAGATCTTCGGCGAGGATCAGGCGGCGGAACATATCTATGTGGTTCTGTCCGGTGCGGTGCGCATCTGCAAGCTTCTCGGCGACGGACGGCGGCAGATCGAGACCTTCTGCCTCGCCGGCGACGTGTTCGGATGGGAGACGGCGCCCCGGCACCGCTTCTCGGCCGAGGCAGTGAGCGAGTGCAAGGTGGTCCGCGTCAAGCGCTCCATCCTGTTCGCCCGCGCCTCCGACGATGCCGAGCTTGCCCATGCCCTCTGGGCGCTCACCGCCGCCGAGCTGAGCCGGACCCAGAATCACCTCCTCGTGCTCGGCCGCAAGACGGCTCAGGAGCGCGTCGCCACCTTCCTCCTCGACATGGCACAGCGCGCCAACGCCAGCAAGGGTGCGGCGGTCAACGGGGTGGAGGTGACCCTGCCCATGTCCCGGCAGGATATCGCCGATTTCCTCGGCCTCACCATCGAGACGGTATCGCGCACCCTCACCCATCTCGAGGAGACGCTGGCCATCGCCCTGCCCTCCTCGCGCCGCGTGGTGCTGCGGGACAGTGGCGCGCTGCGGCGCATGAATTCCTGA
- the hemN gene encoding oxygen-independent coproporphyrinogen III oxidase encodes MISPETQTLLSRYGQPVPRYTSYPTAPHFSAETGPAAYAAWLAAVPQSARVSAYVHVPFCAELCLYCGCQTAVARSRTPVQAYADRLVEEIGRVAGHLPGRLALDHLHFGGGTPTMLADEDFAAVMGALRAAFDFAPGAEIAIEIDPRVMDAGKVAVLAREGFNRASLGVQDFDTAVQEAIGRRQSCAQTREVADALRAAGIAALNLDLMYGLPHQRTAGVIRTVEEALGLDPDRIAVFGYAHVPWMKKHQALIPEAALPGPAERLAQAEAVSALLAARGYVPVGLDHFAKASDPMARRALDGTLKRNFQGYTTDDAPVLLGFGASAIGALPQGYVQNAAATPAWHKAVAAGTLPVARGIALTAEDRLRRHVIERLMCDLRVDLDAACAQFGFPRGTFAPEISRLDGLIADGLAVRRGAVVEVPDGARAFTRVVCAVFDAHLAASRAAEPEKKRHAAAV; translated from the coding sequence ATGATCAGCCCCGAAACCCAGACCCTCCTCTCCCGCTACGGGCAGCCGGTGCCGCGCTACACCAGCTACCCCACCGCCCCGCACTTTTCCGCCGAGACCGGACCTGCGGCCTATGCCGCCTGGCTTGCGGCGGTTCCGCAGTCGGCGCGGGTGTCGGCCTACGTGCACGTGCCCTTCTGCGCCGAGCTGTGCCTTTATTGCGGCTGCCAGACCGCCGTGGCGCGCAGCCGCACGCCGGTGCAGGCCTATGCCGACCGGCTGGTGGAGGAGATCGGCCGCGTCGCGGGCCACCTGCCGGGCCGGCTGGCCCTCGACCACCTGCATTTCGGCGGCGGCACGCCCACCATGCTGGCGGACGAGGATTTCGCCGCCGTCATGGGCGCCCTGCGCGCCGCCTTCGACTTCGCCCCCGGCGCGGAGATCGCCATCGAGATCGACCCGCGCGTCATGGACGCGGGCAAGGTGGCGGTGCTGGCGCGCGAGGGCTTCAACCGGGCCAGCCTCGGGGTGCAGGATTTCGACACCGCGGTGCAGGAGGCCATCGGCCGCCGCCAGTCCTGCGCGCAGACGCGGGAGGTGGCGGATGCCCTGCGCGCCGCCGGCATCGCCGCGCTCAACCTCGACCTCATGTACGGCCTGCCGCACCAGCGGACGGCGGGGGTGATTCGCACGGTGGAGGAGGCGCTGGGGCTCGACCCGGACCGCATCGCGGTGTTCGGCTACGCTCACGTGCCGTGGATGAAGAAGCATCAGGCGCTGATCCCGGAAGCCGCCCTTCCCGGGCCGGCCGAGCGCCTGGCGCAGGCCGAGGCGGTGAGCGCCCTGCTCGCCGCGCGCGGCTACGTGCCGGTGGGGCTCGACCATTTCGCCAAGGCGTCCGATCCCATGGCGCGCCGCGCGCTGGACGGCACGCTGAAGCGCAACTTCCAGGGCTACACCACCGACGACGCGCCGGTGCTCCTCGGCTTCGGCGCCTCGGCCATCGGTGCCCTGCCGCAGGGCTACGTGCAGAACGCCGCCGCCACGCCGGCCTGGCACAAGGCGGTGGCAGCCGGCACGCTGCCGGTCGCCCGCGGCATCGCCCTGACGGCGGAGGACCGGCTGCGCCGGCATGTCATCGAGCGCCTCATGTGCGACCTCAGGGTGGATCTCGACGCGGCGTGCGCGCAGTTCGGCTTTCCCCGCGGCACGTTCGCCCCCGAGATCTCCCGCCTCGACGGCCTGATCGCCGACGGCCTCGCGGTGCGGCGGGGCGCGGTGGTGGAGGTGCCGGACGGAGCGCGCGCCTTCACCCGCGTGGTGTGCGCGGTGTTCGACGCGCACCTGGCCGCCAGCCGGGCGGCGGAGCCGGAAAAGAAAAGGCACGCCGCGGCGGTCTGA